Genomic segment of Thermococcus sp. M36:
ATTTTTTCATCCAGCCAGAACTTCTGCCACTTGGGCTCAATCTCATTGGGGTCGTAGGTTTTAGGGAGCATGGGCATCACCTTTTCGGTTTTTTGAAGATGGGATACCCTCAGAAGGGCAGCTTAAAAATCTTAGCCGGGGTGGTGCCAGAATTAAGGCTAACCCAGAAGGACGAAACGACTGGAACTCAGGGGTTGAAATCAGGGTTACGGTGGACGATAGGCACCACCAAGGAATAAGAACACACACGCTCTTTAAAAAAGTTTTGGAGGGAGTCACCCAAGGAGGAGTCTGAGCTTTCTTATGACGTCCCCTGGGTTCTCCCCAAAGAGGAGCACCATCGATTCCTTGCCCCAGTCCCCGAGGTGATAGACGATGTCCGGTCTTTCGCCCAGCCTTTTAACTGCCATCTCAATGCCCCACGGAATCGTGGCGCCCTCACGGCGTTTAATCTCCTCCGGCTCCTCCCGCCTGTCATAGAAAGAGACCCTCAGGCCGGCTCTTTTTGCCCTCTCAATGAGCCACTCATCGTACCTCAGGTTCAGGGCACTCCTAACCTCGGGATAAAACCCCATCATGGTCAGAACCGCCCTGGCAAGATGATCACTGGCACCGAACTCAACTGGCCCAACCGGCTTTACCGTCTCTCCGAACTTCACTATCCTTCCCTTTACCCCTGCGACGTCCGCCTTGCCCCTGGCGTATATCCCTGGAAGGGCGTAGACGAAGTTCATCCCGACCTCAGGGACGTACTGCTGGAGCCCTTCAACCTTCAGCAGTTCCCCCAGTGCGCCGTTGAGCGCCTCGTAAGTCCTCCACCTCTCTGCGGGGATCTCTATCCAGGCGTTCTGGTTAACAGGGCAGTGTCCGTGGCCTATTCTCAGCCCGTAGTAGATGCCCGCCGTTACGAACTCTTTGGCCACTTTTACCGTCTCCTCCAGACCTTCCCCCTTGGCAAGGTTTGCCGCTATAGCCGCCGAGAAGGAGCAGCCGGTTCCGTGGGTGCAGCCATCAACGAAGGGCTTCCGGTATTCTCTGAAACTCCCGCGGTAGTACAGGACGTCAACGGCCTCACTCGTCCCGAGATGACCTCCTTTAACTATCACCGCCTCGGCGCCCAGCTCTTCCACTATAAACTTGGCCGCCTTCCTGGCGTCCTCGATGCTTTCAATCTTCATCCCGCTCAGCTTCTCCGCCTCCGGCCTGTTGGGGGTCACTACCTTGGCAAAGGGTATTATCTTCTCTTTTAGGGCTTCCACAGCATCCTCCCTGAGCAGGGGCGCTCCACTCTTGGCTATCATTACAGGGTCAACCACAAGGGGGAACTCGTACTTCCTGACCGTCTTCGCGACGGCCTTTATGATGTCCGCGTTGCTCAGCATCCCGGTCTTTGCCGCATCAACGCCGATGTCCTCTGCAACGGCCTCTATCTGCTTCGCAACGACTTCGGGGGAGATGTCGTAGATTGCCCTGACCTCCTGGGTGTTCTGGGCGGTGACGCTCGTTATTGCGACCAGCCCGTGGACGCCGAAGGCAGCGAAGGTTTTAAGGTCGGCCTCTATCCCGGCTCCTCCCCCGCTGTCGCTGCCGGCTATGGTGAGGGCCTTCCGTATCATTTCACCACCTCCATTCTGCGGAGCGCCTTCAAAACAATGAACCCCAGGCTCGTACCCACAAGGGTGCTGGGAGCAAAAGCGACCCAGAACCAGACGGCAGGCTTCTCAACCCCGATTGCCGGAGCAACGAGGAGTGCACTCAGGGTTCCGCCTATGAACACCGTGCCTAGAGGCTCGGTGAAGGCCGCGACGTCCTTCTTCAGCGCCATGTAAGCCAGCCCAACGACGAAGGCACCGGGGATGCCTCCCGGCAGGGAGAATATTGTCCCAACCCCCAGGGACATCCTCAGCAGGCCTACCGCAAAGGCAACGAAAGAGGCCCACCACGGGCCGAGGAGTATCCCTGTCAGGACGTTTATGAAGTGCTGGAAGGGGGCGACCTTTGTCGGGCCAACAGGGAAGGACATTGTTCCCAGAACCACTCCAAGGGCTATGAAAACGGCCGAATAGGAAATTTTCTGATTGAGGGTCTCGATTTTCATGGAACCACCTCCTCGGATTTAACTGGCTCTACCTTTGCCCTCTCCATCAGCAGGGAACCGTCAATGCGGTACAACCAGTCGTAGAGCTTCATGTGGAAGCTCCCCGGTAGGGGGCTTTCTTCGGCGGCAAGCTCGCCTACAACGCCGAGGACTGCCAGGCCCACAACTCCGGCCTTCAAGGGCTCCTCCACGGCAAGAAACGCCCCTATTATTGCCGTTGAGATGCATCCCGCACCTGTTATCCTTCCGAAAAGGGGCGTCCCATTGGAGACCGCGTACGTCTTTCCGCTGTTGCTCACGTAGTCCACCGGGCCCGTGAGGGCAACGACGGTTCCAAACTTCTCGGCCGCCTTCTCGGAAACCTGCAGTGCATCCTCTGGGCTGTATGATGCAGTATCAACGCCCCTCGTCAGGCCGCTCCTCCCCACGAGAGCAGAAATCTCCCCGAAGTTGCCCCTGACGATGCTGATATCCCCAGTATTGAGGAGCTTGAGGGAAGCCTCCGTCCTGAACTTGGTTGAGCCCGCCCCAACAGGGTCGAGGACGACAGGCTTTCCGAGCTTTCCTGCGATTTTGACGGCTTTCAGCATGGCCCTGAGCCTCTCGCCGTCAAGGGTGCCGATGTTTATGACAAGGGCATCGGCCAGGGCAACCATCTCCTCGAGCTCCTCTTCCGCATGGGCCATCACAGGTGAGGCACCCAGGGCGAGGAGGGCGTTGGCGGTTGAGTTCATGACGACGTAGTTGGTGATATTGTGAACCAGCGGCCTCCTTTCCCTCACCTTCCCCAGAGCCTCGGCGATCCACTCCATCTAAATCACCTCTCCAAAAGGTAGTACAGGGCGCTGACGAGGGTGAAAGTTGGAATACTCGACCCCAGTCTGTAGCCGAGGTCACTCAGGATTGGGACATGCAGGCCGAAGAGCCCCTCCACAGCGAGGGCCATGTAGAAAGCAAAGCCAACCGCCCATACGAGCAGTGCCTTTAGGTTGTAACCGGCAAAGGGGCCGCTCTCGTCGAGCAGCTCCTCCGCTTTGTATTGTCCCCTAATGAGGAAGTAGTCTGTTATCATTATTGCCGTCAGAGAGACGAATGCCCCACCAATCAAAAGCAGGAAGCCCTCATACTCCTCCATCGGGAAGAAGAGTGCCAGCAGGATCCCCAAGGCCCCCACCAAGAGCACCTGCTTCTCAGCGTCGGCCTTCGGTGAGACATTCTTATAGGTTATAGCCGCGGAGTAGACGTCCATGAAGGTAGTGGTGACCGTGGAGAATACCACCACGAGCATCACGGGTATTCCGAGGCCGTAAGCGGCTATGATGGAAATCGGGTCGCTTTCCCCTACGGCTATGTTCGTCAGGGCGCCGACGAAGTAGAAGAGCCCTGAGGAGACGAAGTAGCCGAGGTACGTCCCCCAGAATGCCGCCTTTCTTCCCTTTGCGAACCTGGAGTAGTCTGCTATCAGCGGTGCCCACGAGAGTGGCATCGCTATAACCAGATCCAGGCCCAGCATCAGACCTATCTCTCCGGTTCCGGGCTTTGAGAACAGCTCCCCCAGTGAGAACTTCTCCAGCGTGATGTAAGTCAGCCACAGGCTCAGGAGGAGCAGGAGAAGCGCTGCAACCTTCTCAAGTTTTTCCCAGTTCTTTGGGCCGATGTACGTCCAGAGTGTAACGAGAATTCCGAGGAGGAGAACCCAGAAGGCGTAGTTCTCGAAGCCAAGAACCTTTGAGACCGCGTTCATAGCCCTTGCGCCGACTATGAGCATTATGGCCGTCCAACCTATGAGCTGAAGGTAGTTGAGAACCGAGGGCAGTAACGAGCCCTTGATGCCAAGTGGAGCCCTTGAGAGCACCATCGTTGGCAGCCCCGTTTCCTCGCCCTCTATCGCTATGAGGCCCATGACCGCGTTTCCGAGCAGGTGCCCAAGTACTATAACAGCCAGTGCCGCCCCGAGGCTCAGCGCAGGCGTCAGCAACGCCCCGGCCCAGAACTCGGCTATGCTTATTCCAGCACCGAACCATATGGCCAGCAGGGTTGCGAGGGTAAAAGTTCGCTCTTTCCCTCTTATGGGTTTAATGTCGTACCCCCCCATAGCACCACCGGGGGGTGTTGGCGGCGCAGTTTTATAACTTTTTTGTAGAATTTCAAAACTTGGTTATAAACGCGAAAGGCAAAAAGACCGAAAAATAAACGGTATGGGCACTATCACTTAACCGCCACCAGCCAGTACCTGCTTTCCTTCGGCCTCAGCTCACGCCGCAGGTTGCCGTAGATTCTGACCTTCGGGAAGTATTCGCCGGCGAGAAGCCTAATCTCCCTCGGCGTGTATATGTTGAGCTCGTCGTCCACAAAGACGGCCTTAACGTTCCCGTCGGGTTTGATTATCTGGACGAGCCTCTTGAAGTGGAGCTTCTGGAAGGCCGGCTCGACCTCTCGCCAGTCGGTTATGACTAGCCTCTCATCTCCTTTCATCTCGTCCCAGACTATCGGGCCGTCCCTCCCGCCGTAGTGCCATGCTGGGAAGTCGGCTATAAAGACCCCTCCTGGCCGGAGAGCTCTTTTCACTGAATTAAATAATTGTTGAATTGCAGAATCATCGAAATACATAATCGAGGAGAAGAACATGGTCACCGCGTCGAACTCCTCCTCAAAGGTTATTTCGATGGCGTCACCCTGGATGAACTCAACGTTCAGGCCTTCCTTCTTCGCTTTCCTCCTTGCAACGGCCAGCATCTCCTCGTGGAGGTCTAAACCGACAACCTCGTACCCCCTCCTTGCGAGCTCAAGGGTCGGAATTCCGGTGCCGCAGGCGAGGTCGAGGACTCGCCTTACACTTCTCTCCGCATCTTCCCTGAAGGTTTCTTCCACGAAGTCGATTTCTGCCCCAACCCGTTCTGTCCTCCTCCGGTATATGGCGTCATAGTACTCCGCTAGGAGGGTGTAAAGCTCGTGCATGGCATCACCAAAAATGAAGTGGGCTTCAGATTTAAAACCCTTCTCCCAGCTCCCTGAATGCCTCAATAAGCCTCTCATTCTCCTCCCTCTTCCTCACGCTGAAGCGGACGTACTGAGGCAAACCAAAGCTCGTGCAGTCCCTCACGAGGATTCCCCTCTCCTTCAGCCGTTCGACGGTTCCCCTCGCATCGCCGACATTTTTTATGAAGAAGTTGGCGTCGCTTTTGACGTTCAGGACCTTTTCCATCCGCTCCTTCTCACCCCAGATGAGCGGCATCGTTTTCTTGAGGTGCTCGAAGCCGTCCTCGATGAGGAACTCCAGGAAAGCGTAGCCGAGCGAGCCTATGCTCCAGGGCATGCGGACGCTTTTAAAAGCCTCCTGGAAGCCGATGACGTAGCCCACCCTTATCCCTGGTAGGCCGTAGCTCTTGGTGAAGGTCCTGAGCTTCACGAGGTTTTCCCCTTCAGGACTTTTCGTCCCTTTGACAAAGTCTATGAAAGCCTCGTCAAGTATGAGGAGTGCGCCTTTGTCTTCGACGGCATCGAGAAGAGGCTTGAGCTCCTTTGGCGAGTAGAACTTACCGTCGGGGTTGTTGGGGTTGCAGAAGAAGACTAAGCTTCCCTTTTCAACCAGCTCGGCAAGCCTCTCTGGATCGTTCGATCCTTTGATTACCTCCGTGCCGAAAATCCTCGCTACTCTCTCGTACTCCTCGTAGGTGTGGCGCGGGATTACTACTTTGCGCTTTTCCCTCATCGCGAAGATGCCTATTAGATAGAGCGCCTCAGTGATTCCGGCCGTCACCGTCAGGGGTTCACCCACTAACTCCGAAAGCTCTTCCTCGAGCTTTTCCCAGTACAAGTAACGGCCGCTCAGCTCTTTTGCTCGGTTAAACATATCATCTAGCCATTCCGGGGGATAGGGGTTCAGAGATGCCGAGAAGTCGACCAAACCTTCTTCCCTCGCACCGCCGTGGTGGGCCTTGAAGCTTACGGGTTTGAGCATAGCCACCCCTCCAGGATGAATAGAAGCAGGCATATTAAAACCCACTCCCCCACAACAATCCGATAAATCTCCAGCGCCTGCCTTATATCTTCGAGCATCGGCTCCCGGCCTTCAAAGCGATAAACCCCTTCTTTCTCAAGCCAGACACCGAGGACGGCGCTCATTGCTGCTATGGGCTTGTCGGCGTTTATCTTAAACTTCGCCTTCCTCCAGTATTCGAGAACCTTTCTCGGACTGAGCGGCAGGAAGAGCAGAACGGTAATGCGGGCTGGGATGAAGTTGAGCAAATCGTCGAGACGCGCTGCGAACTTGCCGAAATACTCGTGCCTCTCATCGCGGTAGCCTATCATCGCGTCGAGCGTATTAACGGCTCTGTAAACCAAAGCTCCTGGCAGGCCAAAGAGGAGGTAGTAGAAGAGCGGAGCAACGATGCTGTCTGTGATGTTCTCGGCGAGGCTCTCTATGGCCGCTGAATTGAGATGGGCCCTATCAAGCTTTGAGACGTCCCTGCTGACTATCCAGCCCACGTACTTCCTCTGCTCTTCTATGTTGTCCCTCACCGTGTTCTCCACGTGCTGGGCGAGGCTTTTAATCGCGAAGGAGCTTTTTAGAAGGTAAACGCCCAGAGCAAAACCTAGCCACCCTGGCAGAAGCTCCGGAAGCTTGGAGAGAATGAAGGCGAAGGTGATGACAAAGAGAGAAGCAGAGGTTCCGGCGAGAAAGTCCAAAATCGGGCTTCTCCTTCTGTATATCCCATCAAAGAGGTCGATTAGCCTGCCGAACCAGACGGTGGGATGGACTAAAGCGGGCGGCTCGCCGAGGATTAGATCCCACAGGAGCGCAACCACAAAAGTTACTAAAGCTTCCATTCTCCGAGGGCCTCCTTTACCTGGGTGTATTCACTGAGCATCTCCTTGTTGGGTTCCCTCAAGCCCCTGCGCACGTACCAGGCGGGATGTCTTAAGTAGGTTGCATCAAAGCCAAGCCTTTTTAGGGCCTTCTCTGCAGTTCTGCCGATGGCAAAAATGGCTTTTGGCTTCAGAATCTCAAGCTCCCTTTGGAGGAGACTAAGCTCCCGTTCATCGAAGCCCTTAAGCTTATTCCCCGGCGGATTGCATTTCACGACGTTGGTGATGTAGACAAAGTCCGGGTTAATCCCCAGGGAAAAGAGGGCCCTCCTGAGCAGCATTCCCGAGGCGTCGCGATAGAAGCATATTCCAGTTAATCCGCATCCCTTCCTTCCAGGTGCTTCGCCGACCAAAACAACACCCGAACCGACCCAGCCATTGGCGAAGGGCAGACCATCGAAACTCCTAACCTCGAGCTGATAGCTGTAATACTCCTCGTGGCAGAACTTCAGCGGTTCACGGAGAAACTCCCGGTAAAGGGCCTCAAGCTCTCCTGAGACTTTCTCATCCTTCCTATCAACGACAAGGAAGCGCTGCTCCGGATTGTAAATCGTCCTCGCGTAGAGGCCATAAACCTTCTCCTCGAGGTTGAGAAAGTCTCGCCAGTCCCTGAGGAAGAGGGGCTTAGTCTTAAGGTTTCTTGGATTTACATAGACCTTTCCAATCTGCTCCAGCTCGTCAAGCTTCAGCAGCATAAAGGATAAAACATCCAAGGCGTTTATAATTCTGGTGGTGACATGGAGACGAGAAAGTGTCCCTTCTGCGGAGGGACTATGGTGTCGAGTAAAGCTGACTTCCTGGGGCACGCCCAGTACTTCTGGGTCCCGCCCTGGAAGAGCAAACTGACAGGCTTCCTGAAGCCGGGAGTAAAGGGCAGGCCCTGGCTCTGCCTCGACTGCGGCGCAGTTGTGGCGTACGTTGATGAAAAGAAGCTTTCAATCCTCCGCGAAGAGTACGAGCAGACGAAGCTGGAGGGTTCAATTTGAAGGGCATCGCCTTCTTCTCGGGCGGCAAGGACGGACTTTATGCAACTTATTTGGCCCAGAAAAGCGGCATAAGTATCCCGTATTTCCTCGTCTTGAAGACCACCATCGGACTCTCGCCGCACTACGAGAACCTAAGCGAACTGGAAAAGCTCGCCGAGGCTATGGGAAAGGAGCTTCTGATCTTTGACATGGCAAAAGGGAGCGAGGCTTTAGCTGAATTCATCGGTTCGCTCGGCGTTGATTACCTCGTCGCGGGGGATGTGCTGCTCAAAGACCACCTGGAGTGGATCGAACGGCTGGCCGAAGGAGCGGGCGTTAAAGTCTTGGAGCCTCTATGGGGCAGGGACACGCTTGAGCTCGCGGGAGAGATAATCGAAGCGGGATTTGAATACGCGATAATCGCGGTCAACAAGGAGAAGCTCTCTAAGGAATGGCTCGGCTACACCTTCCGCTCGGTTGAGGATTTGGAGCGCTTCCTCGACGCAAACCCCGGCATCGACCCCCTCGGCGAGTTCGCTGAGTTCCACACGGTGGTCTTAAAATGCCCGCTGTTTGAGGGAAGTTTTGAGCTGAA
This window contains:
- a CDS encoding uracil-DNA glycosylase family protein codes for the protein MLLKLDELEQIGKVYVNPRNLKTKPLFLRDWRDFLNLEEKVYGLYARTIYNPEQRFLVVDRKDEKVSGELEALYREFLREPLKFCHEEYYSYQLEVRSFDGLPFANGWVGSGVVLVGEAPGRKGCGLTGICFYRDASGMLLRRALFSLGINPDFVYITNVVKCNPPGNKLKGFDERELSLLQRELEILKPKAIFAIGRTAEKALKRLGFDATYLRHPAWYVRRGLREPNKEMLSEYTQVKEALGEWKL
- the cbiB gene encoding adenosylcobinamide-phosphate synthase CbiB — its product is MEALVTFVVALLWDLILGEPPALVHPTVWFGRLIDLFDGIYRRRSPILDFLAGTSASLFVITFAFILSKLPELLPGWLGFALGVYLLKSSFAIKSLAQHVENTVRDNIEEQRKYVGWIVSRDVSKLDRAHLNSAAIESLAENITDSIVAPLFYYLLFGLPGALVYRAVNTLDAMIGYRDERHEYFGKFAARLDDLLNFIPARITVLLFLPLSPRKVLEYWRKAKFKINADKPIAAMSAVLGVWLEKEGVYRFEGREPMLEDIRQALEIYRIVVGEWVLICLLLFILEGWLCSNP
- the cytX gene encoding putative hydroxymethylpyrimidine transporter CytX; this encodes MGGYDIKPIRGKERTFTLATLLAIWFGAGISIAEFWAGALLTPALSLGAALAVIVLGHLLGNAVMGLIAIEGEETGLPTMVLSRAPLGIKGSLLPSVLNYLQLIGWTAIMLIVGARAMNAVSKVLGFENYAFWVLLLGILVTLWTYIGPKNWEKLEKVAALLLLLLSLWLTYITLEKFSLGELFSKPGTGEIGLMLGLDLVIAMPLSWAPLIADYSRFAKGRKAAFWGTYLGYFVSSGLFYFVGALTNIAVGESDPISIIAAYGLGIPVMLVVVFSTVTTTFMDVYSAAITYKNVSPKADAEKQVLLVGALGILLALFFPMEEYEGFLLLIGGAFVSLTAIMITDYFLIRGQYKAEELLDESGPFAGYNLKALLVWAVGFAFYMALAVEGLFGLHVPILSDLGYRLGSSIPTFTLVSALYYLLER
- the thiW gene encoding energy coupling factor transporter S component ThiW, translated to MKIETLNQKISYSAVFIALGVVLGTMSFPVGPTKVAPFQHFINVLTGILLGPWWASFVAFAVGLLRMSLGVGTIFSLPGGIPGAFVVGLAYMALKKDVAAFTEPLGTVFIGGTLSALLVAPAIGVEKPAVWFWVAFAPSTLVGTSLGFIVLKALRRMEVVK
- a CDS encoding aminotransferase class I/II-fold pyridoxal phosphate-dependent enzyme is translated as MLKPVSFKAHHGGAREEGLVDFSASLNPYPPEWLDDMFNRAKELSGRYLYWEKLEEELSELVGEPLTVTAGITEALYLIGIFAMREKRKVVIPRHTYEEYERVARIFGTEVIKGSNDPERLAELVEKGSLVFFCNPNNPDGKFYSPKELKPLLDAVEDKGALLILDEAFIDFVKGTKSPEGENLVKLRTFTKSYGLPGIRVGYVIGFQEAFKSVRMPWSIGSLGYAFLEFLIEDGFEHLKKTMPLIWGEKERMEKVLNVKSDANFFIKNVGDARGTVERLKERGILVRDCTSFGLPQYVRFSVRKREENERLIEAFRELGEGF
- a CDS encoding diphthine--ammonia ligase family protein; this translates as MKGIAFFSGGKDGLYATYLAQKSGISIPYFLVLKTTIGLSPHYENLSELEKLAEAMGKELLIFDMAKGSEALAEFIGSLGVDYLVAGDVLLKDHLEWIERLAEGAGVKVLEPLWGRDTLELAGEIIEAGFEYAIIAVNKEKLSKEWLGYTFRSVEDLERFLDANPGIDPLGEFAEFHTVVLKCPLFEGSFELKPQKVDESETYRWLKFRLVRE
- the thiM gene encoding hydroxyethylthiazole kinase, translated to MEWIAEALGKVRERRPLVHNITNYVVMNSTANALLALGASPVMAHAEEELEEMVALADALVINIGTLDGERLRAMLKAVKIAGKLGKPVVLDPVGAGSTKFRTEASLKLLNTGDISIVRGNFGEISALVGRSGLTRGVDTASYSPEDALQVSEKAAEKFGTVVALTGPVDYVSNSGKTYAVSNGTPLFGRITGAGCISTAIIGAFLAVEEPLKAGVVGLAVLGVVGELAAEESPLPGSFHMKLYDWLYRIDGSLLMERAKVEPVKSEEVVP
- a CDS encoding class I SAM-dependent methyltransferase: MHELYTLLAEYYDAIYRRRTERVGAEIDFVEETFREDAERSVRRVLDLACGTGIPTLELARRGYEVVGLDLHEEMLAVARRKAKKEGLNVEFIQGDAIEITFEEEFDAVTMFFSSIMYFDDSAIQQLFNSVKRALRPGGVFIADFPAWHYGGRDGPIVWDEMKGDERLVITDWREVEPAFQKLHFKRLVQIIKPDGNVKAVFVDDELNIYTPREIRLLAGEYFPKVRIYGNLRRELRPKESRYWLVAVK
- a CDS encoding bifunctional hydroxymethylpyrimidine kinase/phosphomethylpyrimidine kinase codes for the protein MIRKALTIAGSDSGGGAGIEADLKTFAAFGVHGLVAITSVTAQNTQEVRAIYDISPEVVAKQIEAVAEDIGVDAAKTGMLSNADIIKAVAKTVRKYEFPLVVDPVMIAKSGAPLLREDAVEALKEKIIPFAKVVTPNRPEAEKLSGMKIESIEDARKAAKFIVEELGAEAVIVKGGHLGTSEAVDVLYYRGSFREYRKPFVDGCTHGTGCSFSAAIAANLAKGEGLEETVKVAKEFVTAGIYYGLRIGHGHCPVNQNAWIEIPAERWRTYEALNGALGELLKVEGLQQYVPEVGMNFVYALPGIYARGKADVAGVKGRIVKFGETVKPVGPVEFGASDHLARAVLTMMGFYPEVRSALNLRYDEWLIERAKRAGLRVSFYDRREEPEEIKRREGATIPWGIEMAVKRLGERPDIVYHLGDWGKESMVLLFGENPGDVIRKLRLLLG